The following coding sequences lie in one Flavobacterium cyclinae genomic window:
- a CDS encoding AraC family transcriptional regulator: MANKALLFTPALTHEKSLKTLVENRTIFSLDHCELNIFETYQKSDLVPLKFNDLVVTSMLRGKKVMHLFEDPSFEYLPGETVIVPSNAEMKIDFPEASKDNPTQCIALAIDNQIITNTLDFLNEKYPKEGKSNLWKLDHENYFFYNNVELAGTINKLIKECMGDSLTKDALADLTLQELIIRIIQTQTTKRFESDTYIDSNSPITPAIEYIKSNIRETINLKDLSDKACMSTTSFYRYFKRELGMSPIEFILNEKIKYAKKLLSNPNIQVNEVSYATGFEDCNYFIRLFKKYEGVTPKQYQLMNYNG; the protein is encoded by the coding sequence ATGGCAAACAAAGCGTTACTTTTTACTCCTGCTTTAACCCACGAAAAGTCATTAAAAACTTTGGTGGAAAATCGGACCATTTTTTCTTTAGACCATTGCGAATTGAATATTTTTGAAACCTATCAAAAATCCGATTTAGTTCCTTTGAAATTTAATGATTTGGTGGTTACGAGTATGTTGCGTGGAAAAAAAGTAATGCATTTATTTGAAGACCCAAGTTTTGAATATTTACCCGGCGAAACCGTAATTGTGCCTTCCAATGCCGAAATGAAAATCGATTTCCCAGAAGCTTCAAAAGACAATCCTACACAGTGTATTGCTTTGGCCATCGATAATCAGATTATTACGAATACATTGGATTTTTTAAACGAAAAATATCCAAAAGAAGGAAAAAGTAATTTGTGGAAATTAGACCACGAAAATTATTTCTTTTATAATAATGTTGAATTAGCAGGAACTATCAACAAGTTGATTAAAGAATGTATGGGCGATTCATTAACCAAAGACGCTCTTGCCGATTTAACGCTTCAAGAATTGATTATCCGAATCATTCAAACACAAACCACAAAACGTTTTGAAAGCGACACGTATATTGATAGCAATAGTCCAATTACACCAGCGATTGAATACATTAAAAGTAATATTCGAGAAACCATTAATTTGAAAGATTTGAGCGATAAAGCGTGTATGAGTACCACTTCATTTTATCGTTATTTCAAGAGAGAATTAGGTATGAGCCCAATCGAATTCATACTAAACGAAAAAATTAAATACGCAAAAAAACTATTGAGTAATCCTAATATTCAAGTCAACGAAGTTTCCTATGCCACAGGTTTTGAAGATTGCAATTACTTCATACGCTTATTTAAAAAATACGAAGGGGTTACACCAAAACAATATCAGTTGATGAATTATAATGGGTAA
- a CDS encoding DUF779 domain-containing protein, which yields MEKIKRLDATEKALELITMLSEKFGDLMFYQAGGCCEGTQPQCFEKGGFYLRYGDVCIGKILGFEFWVDKDLFEYWKHAHFTLDVTDGIGAGGFSLETPYGKTFKVNYRLFTEEEVQNLEEIRLNE from the coding sequence ATGGAAAAAATAAAACGATTAGATGCTACCGAAAAAGCACTTGAACTAATTACCATGCTTTCTGAAAAGTTTGGCGATTTGATGTTTTATCAAGCTGGTGGCTGTTGCGAAGGAACCCAACCGCAATGTTTTGAAAAAGGCGGATTTTATTTGCGTTATGGCGATGTTTGTATTGGAAAAATTCTAGGTTTTGAATTTTGGGTCGACAAAGATTTGTTTGAATATTGGAAACACGCACATTTTACACTAGATGTAACCGATGGAATAGGAGCAGGCGGATTTTCATTAGAAACCCCTTACGGAAAAACATTCAAAGTAAATTACAGATTATTTACCGAAGAAGAAGTTCAGAATTTGGAAGAAATCAGATTGAATGAATAG
- a CDS encoding bestrophin family protein has product MVQYNPKDWITFIFRFHESDTFRQLIPMMIFIGFYAYGIAYLEIEYWKLSETSHVKNLNIMHTTVGFVLSLLLAYRTNTAYDRWWEGRKLWGALVNNSRNLALKLSAYLSDEKDRNFFQKVIPAYASVLSKHLLNEEVSKMLFEGLDLEIDHHKHRPNQVAKMLFQKANDLYQSGKITGDQFIIINSELQSFTDICGACERIKNTPIPYSYSSFIKKFIFFFVMTLPFGFVFSLGYYVIPVVIFIFYVLASLELIAEEIEDPFGNDANDLPMTKIASNIKKHVEEIL; this is encoded by the coding sequence ATGGTTCAATACAACCCAAAAGACTGGATTACTTTTATTTTTCGTTTTCACGAATCAGATACGTTTCGTCAATTAATTCCAATGATGATTTTCATTGGTTTTTATGCTTATGGAATTGCCTATTTGGAAATCGAATATTGGAAACTTTCCGAAACCAGTCATGTAAAAAACCTCAATATTATGCACACCACCGTAGGTTTTGTATTGTCGTTATTATTGGCTTACCGAACCAATACCGCTTATGACCGTTGGTGGGAAGGAAGAAAACTTTGGGGTGCTTTAGTTAATAATAGTCGAAATTTAGCTTTAAAACTTTCTGCCTATTTATCAGATGAAAAAGATAGAAATTTCTTTCAAAAAGTAATTCCAGCTTATGCTTCGGTGCTTTCGAAACATTTATTGAATGAAGAAGTGAGTAAAATGCTGTTTGAAGGTTTGGATTTAGAAATTGATCATCACAAACACCGCCCGAATCAAGTGGCAAAAATGTTGTTTCAAAAAGCAAATGATTTGTACCAATCTGGAAAAATTACGGGCGACCAATTTATCATCATCAATTCCGAATTGCAATCGTTTACGGATATTTGTGGCGCTTGCGAACGTATTAAAAACACGCCTATTCCCTACTCGTATAGTTCGTTTATCAAAAAATTCATCTTCTTTTTTGTGATGACCTTACCTTTCGGATTTGTATTTAGTTTAGGTTACTACGTAATTCCAGTAGTGATTTTTATCTTTTATGTGTTAGCGAGTTTAGAATTAATCGCCGAAGAAATAGAAGACCCTTTTGGCAACGATGCTAATGATTTACCGATGACAAAAATTGCTTCAAATATTAAGAAACACGTGGAAGAGATTTTGTGA
- a CDS encoding aldehyde dehydrogenase family protein, with translation MSNLVQRPQLKEKYDNYINGKWTAPSTGQYFEVLSPVDGKLMSKAAHSAKLDIEMAVNAADEAFKTFSQTSATERSIMLNKIADRIEANLDYIAAVETLDNGKAIRETMAADIPLAIDHFRYFASVIRAEEGSITELDKDTVSIIVHEPIGVIAQIIPWNFPILMAVWKLAPALAAGNCVVLKPAESTPISIMVLMELIGDLIPAGVVNVINGFGAELGRTLVTNPKVAKAAFTGSTATGRMVMQYATENIIPVTLELGGKSPNIFFPSVMDADDEFLDKALEGVALFALNQGEVCTCPSRLLIHESIYDKFIERVLERVKAIKTGNPLDPTVMMGAQASQIQKDKILSYIKLGKEEGAELLCGGDVNHLGGDLEGGYYIQPTLFKGHNKMRIFQEEIFGPVLAVTTFKTTEEALEIANDTMYGLGAGVWTRDAHELYQVPRAIQAGRVWVNQYHAYPAGAPFGGYKQSGIGRENHKMMLDHYRQTKNMLISYNKNKLGFF, from the coding sequence ATGAGTAATTTAGTTCAAAGACCCCAATTAAAAGAAAAGTACGATAATTATATCAACGGAAAATGGACTGCTCCTTCAACTGGACAGTATTTCGAAGTATTATCTCCAGTAGATGGAAAATTAATGTCGAAAGCGGCACATTCAGCAAAATTAGACATTGAAATGGCAGTAAATGCAGCTGACGAAGCTTTCAAAACATTCAGTCAAACTTCGGCTACGGAGAGAAGTATTATGTTGAACAAAATCGCAGATCGAATTGAAGCCAATTTGGATTACATAGCTGCGGTTGAAACTTTAGACAACGGTAAAGCTATTCGCGAAACTATGGCAGCTGATATTCCGTTAGCTATTGATCATTTTAGATATTTTGCTAGTGTAATTCGTGCTGAAGAAGGTTCGATTACCGAATTAGATAAAGACACTGTTTCTATCATTGTTCATGAGCCAATAGGAGTTATAGCTCAAATCATTCCTTGGAACTTCCCAATTTTAATGGCCGTTTGGAAATTGGCTCCAGCTTTAGCTGCGGGTAATTGTGTTGTGTTAAAACCTGCAGAAAGCACACCAATTTCGATTATGGTATTAATGGAACTAATTGGAGATTTAATTCCTGCAGGTGTAGTGAATGTTATTAACGGATTTGGTGCTGAGTTAGGAAGAACATTAGTAACCAATCCTAAAGTTGCAAAAGCTGCCTTTACAGGTTCAACAGCAACAGGTAGAATGGTAATGCAATATGCTACAGAAAACATTATTCCAGTTACATTAGAATTAGGTGGAAAATCACCAAATATTTTCTTTCCATCAGTTATGGATGCTGATGATGAATTTTTAGATAAAGCATTAGAAGGCGTTGCTCTTTTTGCTTTAAATCAAGGTGAAGTTTGTACGTGTCCGTCAAGATTGTTAATCCACGAATCGATTTATGATAAATTCATTGAAAGAGTATTAGAACGCGTTAAAGCAATTAAAACAGGAAATCCATTAGATCCAACAGTGATGATGGGAGCTCAAGCTTCTCAAATTCAAAAAGATAAAATTCTTTCGTACATTAAATTAGGTAAAGAAGAAGGTGCTGAATTGTTATGTGGTGGTGATGTGAATCATTTAGGTGGCGATTTAGAAGGAGGATATTACATTCAACCTACGTTATTCAAAGGACACAACAAAATGCGTATTTTCCAAGAAGAGATTTTCGGTCCAGTGTTAGCGGTTACCACTTTCAAAACTACAGAGGAAGCTTTAGAAATTGCTAACGATACCATGTACGGATTAGGAGCAGGTGTTTGGACACGTGATGCACATGAATTATATCAAGTACCAAGAGCTATTCAAGCGGGTCGTGTTTGGGTAAACCAATATCATGCTTATCCAGCTGGAGCGCCATTTGGAGGTTATAAACAATCAGGAATTGGTAGAGAAAATCACAAAATGATGTTAGACCATTACCGTCAAACTAAAAACATGTTGATTTCTTATAACAAAAACAAATTAGGTTTCTTTTAG
- a CDS encoding geranylgeranylglycerol-phosphate geranylgeranyltransferase, translated as MKYLKLIRYQNLLMLAFMQLVFRFLFLKESNIYLALTDFNYILLIISTVCIAAGGYVINNIMDQDTDEIAKPQNRVVGVSISEATAYNWYIGLTIVGVGIGFYLSNVIYKPTFASLFILVATLLYVYATNLKQIPVVGNIVVALLLSISIIIIALFDVFPATYDANRSRMSEIFSIIIDYAVFAFLINFIREIVKDMEDMDGDYQTGINTLPIAIGIKKTKIIVGIITAISIGILAYYVKVNLFELDFVIYYALLLIIGPLLYFGVKLLNASNKKEFHHLSLVLKIVLFFGIISIAVIVFNLKHA; from the coding sequence ATGAAATACTTAAAACTAATTCGATACCAAAATTTACTAATGCTTGCTTTTATGCAATTGGTATTTCGTTTTTTATTTTTAAAAGAATCTAATATTTATTTAGCACTAACGGATTTTAACTACATATTGTTAATCATTTCAACTGTTTGTATTGCAGCTGGTGGATATGTCATCAATAATATAATGGATCAAGATACTGACGAAATTGCGAAACCTCAAAACCGTGTTGTAGGTGTCTCCATTTCTGAAGCAACTGCCTATAATTGGTATATTGGGTTAACAATTGTGGGTGTTGGAATTGGGTTTTATCTGTCTAATGTGATTTACAAACCTACATTTGCTTCCCTATTTATTTTAGTAGCCACATTACTTTATGTTTACGCTACTAACTTGAAACAAATTCCGGTTGTAGGTAATATAGTTGTGGCTTTATTACTTTCGATAAGCATCATCATTATAGCATTATTTGATGTATTTCCAGCTACTTATGATGCTAATAGAAGTAGAATGAGCGAAATATTTAGCATCATAATTGATTATGCCGTTTTTGCCTTTCTTATCAATTTTATTCGTGAAATTGTAAAAGATATGGAAGATATGGATGGTGACTATCAAACCGGAATCAATACGCTTCCTATTGCAATAGGTATTAAAAAAACAAAAATCATTGTTGGAATTATAACTGCAATTTCCATTGGTATATTAGCCTACTATGTAAAAGTTAACTTATTTGAACTTGATTTTGTTATTTATTACGCATTACTTTTAATTATTGGCCCCTTATTATATTTTGGAGTTAAATTACTTAATGCATCAAATAAAAAAGAGTTTCATCATTTAAGTTTGGTATTAAAAATAGTCTTGTTCTTCGGCATTATTTCAATAGCTGTAATTGTTTTCAATTTAAAACATGCTTAA
- a CDS encoding Maf-like protein yields MLKEKLNKINIILASGSPRRQQFFKEMDLHYSIRLKEIEEIYPEHLQAEEITNFLAKLKASAFENELEENDILVTSDTIVWLNGKALGKPKDYDDAFQMLQQLANQTHEVITSVCLKSIDKTEVFHCVTKVTFSNLSDEAIRYYLEHYKPFDKAGSYGIQDWIGLVGISKIEGSYTNVVGLPTEMLFQKLMNYAEIY; encoded by the coding sequence ATGCTTAAAGAAAAATTAAATAAAATCAATATCATTTTAGCTTCCGGTTCGCCAAGAAGACAACAGTTTTTTAAGGAAATGGATTTGCATTATTCCATTCGTCTTAAAGAAATTGAAGAAATCTATCCCGAACATTTACAAGCGGAGGAAATCACCAATTTCTTAGCCAAATTAAAAGCCAGTGCTTTTGAAAATGAATTGGAAGAAAATGATATTTTAGTGACAAGTGATACTATTGTTTGGTTGAATGGAAAAGCTTTAGGCAAACCAAAAGATTATGATGATGCTTTTCAAATGTTGCAACAATTAGCGAATCAAACGCATGAAGTTATAACATCTGTTTGTTTGAAATCAATTGATAAAACAGAAGTTTTTCACTGTGTGACCAAAGTAACTTTTAGTAATTTATCGGATGAAGCCATTCGTTATTATTTAGAACATTACAAGCCCTTTGACAAAGCAGGAAGTTACGGAATTCAAGATTGGATTGGTTTAGTAGGAATATCAAAAATTGAAGGATCGTATACCAATGTCGTAGGTTTACCAACCGAAATGTTATTTCAAAAATTAATGAATTATGCTGAAATTTATTGA
- the pheT gene encoding phenylalanine--tRNA ligase subunit beta, with amino-acid sequence MRISYNWLKQFIKTDLKSEEIADILTDLGLEVEGVDKYESLKGGLQGVVVGHVLTCEKHPDADKLKITTVDLGDGNAPVQIVCGAPNVAAGQKVPVATIGTKLFDKEGNAFEIKKGKIRGQESHGMICAEDELGLGESHDGIMILNEDLKPGTLASKVFQIETDEVFEIGLTPNRADAMSHMGVARDLRAGLLQKGTTSELITPSVSKFKVEKRTLKIDVKVENDKLAPRYCGVTISGIEVKPSPSWLQNRLKAIGLTPKNNVVDVTNYVLHELGQPLHAFDAAQIKGNKVIVKTVPAGTKFVTLDDIERTLHEEDLMICNENGPMCIAGVFGGKSSGVSESTQAIFLESAYFNPVSVRKTAKRHTLSTDASFRFERGIDPSITEYALKRAALLIQEVAGGEITSDIIDIYPKKIEDFSVFIHFNKVNKIIGEEIKPETIKKILASLDIKVNSITEAGLGLTIPSYRVDVTREIDVIEEILRVYGYNNIKIPSKVNATTAYSSRTEEFKVQNIIANQLCSLGFNEMMANSLTTPDYVKLSDNLKEEFNVMMLNPLSSDLSAMRQSLLFSGLEAVSFNINRKRSDLKFFEFGKSYHKLPGGYEENKHLTLLVTGSRQNESWTNPQSKSDFFLFKGYINTVLSRFGLDKKVTSLPFENDVFAEGLALAVGKEIIVEFGTVKKSVLKHFDIKQEVLYADFAWDKIQKYVSNKIKFSDIPKYPEVRRDLALLLDENVAFEQIYTIAKQTEKGLLKDVNLFDVYQGKNLPEGKKSYAISFILQDDSKTLTDTQIDKIMSKLQSNFESQLGASLR; translated from the coding sequence ATGCGTATATCTTACAATTGGTTAAAACAGTTCATTAAAACCGATTTAAAATCTGAAGAAATTGCCGACATTCTTACCGATTTAGGTTTAGAAGTTGAAGGTGTAGATAAATATGAAAGTTTAAAAGGAGGTTTACAAGGAGTTGTTGTAGGACATGTACTTACTTGCGAAAAACATCCTGATGCTGATAAACTAAAAATCACAACGGTTGATTTAGGTGACGGAAATGCTCCTGTTCAAATTGTTTGTGGTGCTCCAAACGTAGCAGCGGGTCAAAAAGTTCCTGTGGCAACTATTGGTACCAAGTTATTTGACAAAGAAGGAAACGCATTCGAAATTAAAAAAGGGAAAATCCGAGGACAAGAAAGTCACGGAATGATTTGTGCTGAAGACGAATTAGGTCTTGGAGAAAGTCATGACGGAATTATGATTTTAAACGAAGATTTAAAACCAGGAACTTTAGCTTCAAAAGTATTCCAAATTGAAACAGACGAAGTATTCGAAATTGGTTTAACACCAAACCGTGCTGATGCTATGTCTCATATGGGTGTAGCTCGCGATTTACGTGCAGGATTGTTACAAAAAGGAACTACATCGGAATTGATTACGCCATCGGTAAGTAAATTTAAAGTAGAAAAACGTACTTTAAAAATCGATGTAAAAGTTGAAAACGACAAATTAGCTCCAAGATATTGTGGGGTAACTATTTCAGGAATTGAAGTAAAACCTTCTCCTTCATGGTTACAAAACCGTTTAAAAGCCATTGGATTAACTCCAAAAAATAACGTAGTTGACGTTACAAACTATGTTTTACATGAATTAGGACAACCTTTACACGCTTTTGATGCGGCTCAAATCAAGGGCAACAAAGTAATTGTAAAAACTGTTCCTGCAGGGACTAAATTTGTAACATTAGATGATATTGAACGTACGCTTCATGAAGAAGATTTAATGATTTGTAATGAAAATGGGCCAATGTGTATTGCAGGTGTTTTTGGAGGAAAATCTTCAGGAGTTTCTGAAAGTACACAAGCTATTTTCTTGGAAAGTGCTTATTTCAATCCGGTTTCGGTTAGAAAAACAGCAAAAAGACATACTTTAAGTACTGATGCTTCTTTCCGTTTTGAAAGAGGAATTGATCCAAGTATTACGGAATATGCTTTAAAACGTGCGGCTTTGTTAATTCAAGAAGTGGCAGGTGGTGAAATTACTTCGGATATTATTGATATTTATCCTAAAAAGATTGAAGATTTCAGCGTATTTATTCATTTCAACAAAGTGAATAAAATCATTGGAGAGGAAATTAAACCAGAAACGATTAAAAAGATTTTAGCTTCTTTAGATATTAAAGTAAATAGTATTACCGAAGCTGGTTTAGGATTAACTATTCCTTCTTATCGTGTTGATGTTACTCGCGAAATTGATGTTATTGAAGAAATTTTACGTGTTTACGGTTACAACAACATCAAAATTCCATCAAAAGTAAATGCTACAACTGCTTATTCTTCTAGAACAGAAGAGTTTAAAGTTCAAAATATTATTGCTAACCAATTGTGTTCGTTAGGATTTAACGAAATGATGGCAAATTCTTTAACTACGCCAGATTACGTTAAACTTTCTGATAATTTAAAAGAAGAATTCAATGTAATGATGTTAAATCCGTTAAGTAGCGATTTATCAGCAATGCGTCAATCGTTATTATTTTCTGGATTAGAAGCAGTTTCGTTCAATATCAATAGAAAAAGAAGCGATTTAAAATTCTTTGAATTTGGAAAAAGCTACCACAAATTACCAGGTGGTTATGAAGAAAATAAACATTTAACACTTTTAGTAACTGGAAGTCGTCAAAACGAAAGTTGGACAAATCCACAATCAAAATCTGACTTTTTCTTATTTAAAGGTTATATCAATACTGTTTTAAGTCGTTTTGGATTAGATAAAAAAGTAACGTCATTACCTTTTGAAAATGATGTATTTGCAGAAGGATTAGCATTAGCAGTTGGTAAAGAAATAATTGTAGAATTCGGAACAGTTAAAAAATCGGTTTTAAAACATTTCGACATCAAACAAGAAGTGTTATATGCTGATTTTGCTTGGGATAAAATTCAAAAATACGTATCAAACAAAATTAAATTTAGTGATATTCCTAAATATCCTGAAGTTCGTAGAGATTTAGCCTTATTATTAGACGAAAATGTAGCTTTTGAACAAATCTATACGATTGCAAAACAAACAGAAAAAGGCTTATTAAAAGACGTGAATTTGTTTGACGTTTATCAAGGAAAAAACTTACCAGAAGGAAAAAAATCCTACGCCATAAGTTTCATTTTACAAGATGATTCTAAAACGCTAACTGATACTCAAATTGATAAAATTATGAGTAAACTTCAAAGTAATTTTGAAAGTCAGTTGGGCGCGAGCTTGAGATAG
- a CDS encoding Rossmann-like and DUF2520 domain-containing protein, translated as MIKVVLIGSGNVAQHLIQVLLQSKEVDLVQAFARNPSHLSHLLAEEKITADYQKITEADLYIISVSDNAIAEVSAKLPFENRLVVHTSGSSNISVLNEKNRKGVFYPLQTFTKGKDIDFTPIPICLEAENESDYELLEKLGNCISQKVVHISSEQRKSLHVAAVFVCNFVNHLYEIGNEICEENNVPFEVLHPLIQETAHKITELSPREAQTGPALRNDTKTIEKHIDFIENPEYKNLYQLLTQSIQHVKKL; from the coding sequence ATGATAAAAGTAGTTTTAATAGGTTCAGGAAATGTGGCGCAGCACTTAATTCAGGTGTTGTTACAAAGTAAAGAAGTTGATTTGGTACAAGCATTTGCTCGTAACCCAAGTCATTTATCGCATTTGCTTGCTGAGGAAAAAATTACTGCTGATTATCAAAAAATTACAGAAGCCGATTTGTACATAATTTCGGTTTCAGATAATGCTATTGCGGAAGTTTCTGCTAAATTGCCGTTTGAAAATCGTTTGGTGGTGCATACTTCGGGTTCGTCTAATATCTCGGTTTTAAATGAGAAGAATCGTAAAGGTGTTTTTTATCCATTGCAAACCTTCACTAAAGGTAAGGATATCGACTTCACTCCTATTCCTATTTGTTTAGAAGCGGAAAATGAATCCGATTATGAACTATTAGAAAAATTAGGCAATTGCATTTCGCAAAAAGTGGTTCACATTTCTTCGGAACAACGTAAAAGTTTGCACGTGGCCGCTGTTTTTGTTTGTAATTTTGTGAATCATTTGTATGAAATTGGAAATGAAATTTGCGAAGAAAACAATGTGCCTTTTGAGGTTTTACATCCGTTAATTCAGGAAACGGCTCATAAAATAACAGAACTTTCACCAAGAGAAGCACAAACAGGTCCAGCATTACGAAACGATACCAAAACCATTGAAAAACATATAGATTTTATAGAAAATCCAGAATATAAAAACCTTTATCAATTACTTACACAATCGATACAACATGTCAAAAAGTTATAA
- a CDS encoding proline iminopeptidase-family hydrolase, which produces MKNLFRTTLLLFSIALLTSCKQETLVTQNEYLAPSSDSIQNGGVKVIPIETPKGTFNVWTKRIGNNPKIKVLLLNGGPGATHEYFECFENFLPAEGIEFIYYDQLGCGNADNPNDTSMWDLARYVEEVEQVRKALKLDNTNFYLLGHSWGGILAMEYSLKYQNNMKGLIISNMMASCPEYDQYANEVLSKQMNSEVLAELMKIEANNDFSNPRYMELLLPNFYEKHILRFPAKDWPEPVNRSFAKMNQSLYVTMQGPSEFGISGKLENWDRKADLKNVKIPTLVIGAKHDTMDPKHMEEISKILPNGSYLFCPKGSHMAFYDDQKTYFNGLISFLKK; this is translated from the coding sequence ATGAAAAACCTATTCCGCACAACACTCCTTCTTTTCAGCATAGCTTTATTAACAAGTTGTAAACAAGAAACCTTAGTCACTCAAAACGAGTATTTAGCACCATCTTCAGATAGCATTCAAAATGGTGGTGTAAAAGTGATTCCTATCGAGACTCCAAAAGGCACTTTTAATGTTTGGACGAAACGTATTGGAAACAATCCAAAAATTAAAGTATTGCTTTTAAATGGGGGTCCAGGCGCTACACATGAATATTTTGAATGTTTTGAAAACTTCTTACCAGCTGAAGGCATCGAGTTCATTTATTACGATCAATTAGGTTGTGGAAATGCCGATAATCCAAACGATACTTCGATGTGGGATTTGGCAAGATATGTTGAAGAAGTAGAGCAAGTTCGTAAAGCTTTAAAGTTAGACAACACCAATTTCTATTTGTTAGGACATTCGTGGGGCGGCATTTTAGCAATGGAATACAGCTTGAAATATCAAAACAACATGAAAGGCTTAATCATTTCGAACATGATGGCAAGTTGCCCTGAATATGACCAATATGCCAATGAAGTTTTAAGCAAACAAATGAATTCAGAAGTGTTGGCAGAATTGATGAAAATAGAAGCCAATAACGATTTTTCGAATCCAAGATATATGGAATTATTACTTCCGAATTTCTATGAAAAACACATTCTTCGTTTCCCTGCAAAAGATTGGCCAGAACCGGTAAATCGTTCGTTTGCTAAGATGAATCAGTCGCTTTATGTGACCATGCAAGGTCCTAGTGAATTTGGTATTTCAGGAAAATTAGAAAATTGGGATAGAAAAGCGGATTTGAAAAACGTAAAAATCCCAACCTTAGTAATCGGTGCAAAACACGATACGATGGATCCAAAACACATGGAAGAAATTTCAAAAATCTTACCAAATGGTTCGTATTTATTCTGTCCAAAAGGAAGTCACATGGCATTTTACGATGATCAAAAAACGTATTTTAACGGATTAATATCGTTTTTGAAAAAATAA
- a CDS encoding mechanosensitive ion channel domain-containing protein, whose translation MLKFIDNPYLHEEIGTLVVILVYLILRFSIVKVVNRFARLNEVLEHRTNLIIKYINLLLGILALTSITIIWGVKKDQILLFISSVFAVVGVASFAQWSILSNITAGIIIFFSYPFKIGDKIKIHDKEYPVEGEIEDIKAFYIILKTNGGEIITYPNNLLMQKGISIVNQPIEEKEFFD comes from the coding sequence ATGCTGAAATTTATTGATAATCCTTATTTACACGAAGAAATAGGAACACTTGTCGTAATCCTAGTATATCTTATTTTACGATTTAGTATCGTAAAGGTTGTGAATCGATTTGCAAGATTGAATGAAGTTTTAGAACATCGTACCAACTTGATTATCAAATACATTAATTTACTTCTAGGTATTTTAGCTTTGACCTCTATAACCATTATTTGGGGGGTTAAAAAAGACCAAATTTTATTATTTATTTCGTCTGTATTTGCTGTTGTAGGGGTAGCTTCGTTTGCCCAATGGTCAATTTTAAGCAACATAACGGCCGGAATTATTATCTTTTTCTCCTATCCTTTTAAAATTGGTGATAAAATAAAAATTCACGATAAAGAATATCCAGTTGAAGGAGAAATCGAAGATATCAAAGCATTTTACATTATTTTAAAAACAAATGGTGGTGAAATTATTACCTATCCTAACAACCTTTTAATGCAAAAAGGGATATCGATTGTAAATCAACCAATTGAAGAAAAAGAATTTTTTGATTAG
- a CDS encoding KdsC family phosphatase, with protein sequence MSKSYKEIMNQITTFIFDVDGVLTDGSIHITPTGEMLRNMNIRDGYAMKAAVENGYTVCIISGGSNEGVRVRLRNLGITDIHLGVPNKVETFKEFTDIYNIQPENVLYMGDDIPDYHVMQLVGLPTCPQNAVPEIKGISKYVSHVEGGKGAVRDVIEQVMKVQGKWMEHFDAKFD encoded by the coding sequence ATGTCAAAAAGTTATAAAGAAATCATGAACCAAATCACCACTTTCATCTTCGATGTAGATGGAGTGTTAACCGATGGAAGTATTCACATAACACCAACAGGTGAAATGCTTCGTAATATGAACATTAGAGATGGCTATGCGATGAAAGCCGCTGTAGAAAATGGTTATACGGTTTGTATTATTTCGGGTGGAAGTAATGAAGGGGTTCGCGTTCGTTTGCGAAATTTAGGAATTACTGATATTCACTTAGGCGTACCTAATAAAGTAGAAACCTTCAAAGAATTTACAGATATATACAATATCCAACCTGAAAATGTGTTATACATGGGAGATGATATTCCAGATTATCATGTAATGCAATTAGTAGGTTTACCAACGTGTCCGCAAAACGCAGTGCCAGAAATCAAAGGAATTTCGAAATATGTATCCCATGTAGAAGGTGGAAAAGGTGCCGTTCGTGATGTAATTGAACAAGTAATGAAAGTACAAGGCAAATGGATGGAACATTTTGATGCCAAGTTTGATTAA